In the Anastrepha obliqua isolate idAnaObli1 chromosome 1, idAnaObli1_1.0, whole genome shotgun sequence genome, one interval contains:
- the LOC129244668 gene encoding uncharacterized protein LOC129244668 translates to MALVDETSNRGKPVLDKWSEIEARLSRIVVDHVMASPEGFDSVEVVRGYRVIKCDDQFSLHFLTNVIGEIQNSWEGLKLKLIPASEIPRRPRARIWVPKMEFDANQLIPYLLAHNRSVPMTDWSIIKAEASQRHSRSFLLLITEESLEPLEKVGNKLQFGIRKTQLKIFRSANPEEEQGEVDGANDLLTGMQLDDTESEKGNQ, encoded by the coding sequence ATGGCATTGGTAGACGAAACCTCTAACCGCGGAAAACCAGTGCTTGACAAATGGTCAGAGATTGAGGCACGGTTGTCTCGCATAGTCGTTGACCATGTCATGGCGAGCCCGGAGGGTTTCGACTCGGTTGAGGTAGTCCGCGGCTACCGTGTCATTAAATGCGATGACCAATTCTCACTGCATTTCTTGACAAACGTGATTGGTGAAATCCAGAACAGCTGGGAAGGCTTGAAACTCAAGCTAATTCCGGCTAGCGAGATTCCACGaaggccgagggctcgcatctgggTACCAAAAATGGAGTTTGATGCCAATCAACTAATCCCCTACCTTCTGGCGCATAATCGCTCGGTGCCGATGACCGATTGgtcgatcatcaaagcggaggcttcGCAAAGGCACAGCAGGTCATTCCTCCTTCTAATCACAGAAGAGAGTCTGGAACCACTGGAGAAAGTGGGAAACAAACTTCAGTTTGGGATCAGGAAGACccagctgaagatattccgttctGCAAACCCGGAAGAGGAGCAGGGTGAGGTCGATGGTGCCAACGATCTGCTGACTGGCATGCAGCTAGATGACACCGAGTCCGAAAAAGGAAACCAGTAA